The Zingiber officinale cultivar Zhangliang chromosome 2A, Zo_v1.1, whole genome shotgun sequence genomic sequence aattttgataaCTTACTTGGCCGCTTAGTCAAATATGTGAATGTGGAAGATGTTCAATTCGCTCGAAGAAAAGATCTTGTAATTCCAAGTCAATCCAAAGTTTAGCTCGAGCGGAAAGCACCTCCTCTTCATGTGAGAGCAAAAGAATCTCATTTATACAAATAGAGGGATCCTCGACCAGaatgagttattcaaaatataGAGCCAGTCTCCCCGACTCAACATGTAGTTCCTCAACCTCCAAGCAAAGAGTGTTTTTACACTTACCATTAGTCTCGAAGTCATGCCATTGAAGACTGCTATACCTACAAGAATTAATAGAAATGAGTTGTTGCTCAAACATAGCGTAGAAATGCAAGGTATGTTCCCTCTTGGTCTAATGAATCCAGTTAGGATAGCAGCTGATCGACATAGAAGGAGCAACAAGAGCAGGAGCCCCAAAATGAGCCTGATAAAAAAAGACCTTCATTTTGAATGATAGAGGTACAGTTGAAGCACATGCCGAAAGTATCTCTAAGGGTCATAGACACTCGGGGTTCTTCTTGTACTTATCAAGCGGCGGTGGTTCAGCAGTTCCTTCTCCATCCGAGTGGGAAAGTAAAGGGAGTCGATGACTTTAAGTAGAAAAACTCACTCTTCTAAGCTTTATGGGACAAGAGCTTGTCTTCCAAAAACTTACACCCTACACGGGACATGAAGTAGATAGAAGGCTCCTAACTTGACTCTCTTCGGATGAAAAAAGTAATGGAAAAAGGTGGGGGTAAGAGAAATGTCATACTAAAGGAAAATCACTGCGATTCCACATAGAATCTTGATAGCATTCGACACCAATTGGTACAGTAAGATACTGAAGTATGAACAAACATCTCTGAAAAATTTAGGGATAGGAAAGCAAAGGCCACTTTTGACTTGACCATAAAAAATGATGGTGAAACCTGGAGGAGGCATTTATGTTATTTGGTCTCCTCTTAGTATTCAGATTACGTAATCAGTAGAAATACCATAACTTATCCTAAGTTCTCCTCTAAGTCTTCTAGTGGCAAATGAGTGAATGGTTTTATACCAAGGAGCAAAAGCCATGGAAATTACAGTAATACACGAGGAAGTCTAGGGCTAAAGGGAGACTAAATACTGGGAGTTAGAAAAGAGAACTTACAAGAAAATGAGGGAATACAGAAGATGAGAGGGCGAAATCACTGGAGTTTGCAGAGAGGACAATGCCACAGGCAGTAAAAAAAGTGAGGAAGAGGACAAACACCCTAACCCTAATATACCTTTGATCGCTCAACACTAGCCGTTGGATCAAGAGTGCCACAACAGGCGGGATTTATTTGAGGTTGTTAGATAAGGCGCAAACATACAAAAACATCCACTACATCATCATCCGCATTTGCGATTTCAAACCGTAGTCCGTCACATCACTTGATGTAACCTTGACCCGTCATGCAACGACTCATAAAGCTATTGGTTCAGTGAGGTAAGCACATCATCAATCATGGCACTTGTTATTAAATGAGCTCCGCGACTCATAACTGCAAAGATCTCTCGGGTTATTCGGTAATAAAAGGAGAACGCGATAATCATGACTTTTTGACTAAGTCAAATCTCCAGTCAGTCCGACTTACACCTCTTTCTACTGGACTAAAAGGAGAGGCTTGTGATGTGACGGTCCGCAGAAGGTGCCATGTGGCGTAAAAAAGGTAGTTTAACGGGTGAGGTGGCAGCCACCATTCGGTCATATAGAGTACTAGTCAGGCGCTAGGTCTTTGCTCGGGAATATGAGGTACTAGTCGAGGTAGCTGCAGTATCGGTCAAGATATCTGAGACACCACTCgggcatataaaaaaaaaaatccaaaaccttACTTGGCTAAGGAAAGTAGAGCGACGCCTCCTACATTAAATGCTTAGCGCCACCTACATTAAAAGCTCATCATTTGGCCTTAAATGTGTGAAAAGAGAAATAGCCAAAAGAAGCAAAATGATAGTTTTTCTCATTTGTCATGGTTTTATTAATAGCTTCTTTAAAAGCTCGGAAGGAGACAAAATGGAatattccttatgataaatgCAGTATCATTAAACGAAAAGAAGGTGAAAGGTATGAGAGGAAATATATAAAAAgatagtaatagaaaaaagaaagGGGCTCTCTGAATTTAGGAGActtcttctgttttcttctttcAAAACTCTACCATCTATGCATCTCCAAGGGTAGTCGCTACAGAGTAGTCTACTCCCTTGCCAATGCACCGACGAGTCTACCTTAATGATCTCAGAGCAGAATCAAAGAGTATTGCTAACCACAAAAAGGAGATGATTAAACCTAATTGCAAGGGAAAAACTAATATTCTGACAACTCAAACAAAGCTCGATTGAACAATTAGTTATAGATCATAGTTGTAACTTAATCATGAGCAAATTTATTGATGTTGCATTCGCAAAGTATGAAAAGTGTAATATGTTGGTGACTATCTAAGGAGGATTTAGGAGCAAGAATAGGGAGACACGAGAAGCACTTAAATGAGAAAGTTGCAACATATGTTGAGGAAGTTTTTGTTGATTGTGTATTGATACGGCGAGTAAGGTGCAGAGATGGGTTCGATCTCAAGAAAGTCAGTTGAAAtggcggtcaaagtcaagaagaggtCAACTCTCGGGTCGTATCGATATCATGCCAAAATAAGTCCAATGTCACCACCAAGTGCTCTAGTCGATCACACCAAAAGGTCGATCGGACATGCTTGGCTGGACCGAACTCTATATTCAAATATAGCGGTCGAATGCAAAATGAACCCCTCGACATAAAGTTCGACCATACATATTGTCCGAGCAGATTCCAAATCCCCAATATAAACTTGGTCGGCTCAAAGGCCAGTCGAACCTTAGGGGCTCAACTCTCCACTTCTTCAAATGCAAGACTCTCAATTTACATCCGTTCGACCTTAACGCCAGTCGAACTTATAAGGATCAGCTAGCCACTCATGGGCATAACCCTCAGCTTACATCCGCTTGCCCCCAGCATTGGTCGAACATCCAGGGCCCAATTCCCCACGTGAGCATGACTCCGAGTCTACAGCTGGTCGACCCAAAGCCGATCGGACTCTCTCTAGAAGACAACATTGTCAGAGCATCGTGAAAAACCTGTTAGAGAATGAATATGTCATTACTATGACATATGCATGCAATGGAGTCTTCCTCGGCCTATAGGAAGACTGTCATACATACTCCACCACCCGACATACTCTGACACCAGATATTCCCTGCCGCTTCATTAATGTAGAGATTATATGAGACATTATAAAAAAGGGTCCTCTTCATTGGCCAGGTATGCACATGAATGCATACGCATCTGCACACTCGCACATTTACACTGTTGTTTTACTGTTCATCGTCTTCTCCATTTCGTTCGGTTATTGTTCTGACTTGAACGTGAAAGTGTCTGTGCCAGGGACCCCTTTCCTAACTCTTACTCTAATGTTTCTATTGACTCTGTCTATAATGTGCATAGGTCCGTATCTCTTAGCTCCAGAATCATTTTGCATCATTTTCTTTCCGTTCAAAGTCTTATTTCAATTAACATATAAATTACCTCGTTGTCACCCCTAGCCATGCATCATCTCCTTTATTTTCAGTGAAGAGAATGTATGATTGAACAAAATCCTTAGCTAGTGTAAATCGACTCTTTTGGAAATTAGTAACATGGGAAATTGAGTTTCCTCTTTTGTTGTTGATGGTTTAATGAATAAGTTGGTGATTAATTTCTTCCAAAATAAAATCAAGTAATCTCCAATaattcttttattcttttattttattttatctccACACATTTGAATATGGCAACTCCTCGATCTCTTCGTTGAGttgtttatgtttttattttaataaatccttctttttttttgtgtgtgttctACGCATAGACAAGGAGATGCATACAGAACCACCCAAAATATTATAACAACAGCTTTATATCCTATAaattatctattatttatttcagtttTTAATTTGATTCAAATTAAATCCCTATTAATTCCTCTGCTCTAGCGGAGCAGCCGCAAAACTTCTCTACTGCTTAGTGGAAGCCCAAATGCGATCGATCGATAAACGGCTGCTCCAAGAAGCTCGAGCTGTTGCATTCCAATAACCGTTCCACGAAGTTAGCGCCGTACGCAGATTCACAGTTTTGTGCTCTCTCCGACGGCTGAAAGATCCTTCCGCCGCCGTCCCAATAACCTCCTATCGTCGTCCTCTGCCGCTTCGTCGAGCTCTCGCTGTAATCGCCGGCGACCAGCACAGATGGATTCGTCGGCGGCGCTTGCCTTGGAGCAGCAAAGTCGGCGATCCCATTGATTTTCTCGGGCGAGTAGTCTTTCAAGCTCCACGAGCTGACGAATTCGTCCAAATAGGTGTTCAGTGCTTCTTCCTGGCCCGTCGTCGCCGGCGTAGCCGCTGCCTGGAGGCGATCGTTCTTCTTGTAAATCCGGCACAGCACCCAATCGTCCAGCTGCATGCGTTTCCAATTCAATTATGCGATATAATCGAGGAAATTAATGGAAATTTATTACGAAGATGTGTAGATTGTATTAATTAATCATGTACCCTCATGGAGGAGTCTCTGAGTGGTCTCGTGGGCTTGTAGCTGTTGCGGCCGTGTGCGTCGGCGAGGCGGTACTCGTGCATGATCCAATCGGTCTTGACTCCCTTGGGCGGCCTCCCCATGTAGAACACCAGCGCCTTCTTCACCGCGAGAGGCTTCTCATTCCCTTTGCCCGATCTACAGATCGGCTTGTCGGTCCCGGTCGCCTTCCAGTACCCGGACACCGCCGCTCTGTTCGGCCGGAACCCGTTCGGGTATTTGCGTTCGCGCGGGCTGAAGAAGTACCACTCCCGCTCGCCGTACGTCGCCTTGGCTGCAAAGGAAGGAGAGTTCAACGTGAGGCCTACCGGAATATCGTCGAACACGCTGCGCGCCGAATTACTAACCGGGAAGCTCCCAGGGGTCGTACTTGTAGATGTCGACCTCGGCGATGATGGAGAGGGGAGACGGGGTAGCCGCGGCGGCGGAGGCGAACCGGGCGCGGAGGTAGTGGAGTACCAGCTCCTCGTCTGTGGGGTGGAAGCGGAACCCCGGCGGCAGCACTACCGAGTTCGACGGCGGCGGCGGCATAGCAATTGCTGCGCtcagagaggaaggaggaggggCGGGTTTGAAATTTCTCAAGAATCGAGGGGGAGGAAGCTTTTATCGCTGCCTTTTTTTGTCGTTTAGTGGAGAATAATCCCATAACACTTGTCGACCGACGGAGCTACTTACGATCGACCCGACTCCGGTTCG encodes the following:
- the LOC122044436 gene encoding NAC domain-containing protein 2-like — its product is MPPPPSNSVVLPPGFRFHPTDEELVLHYLRARFASAAAATPSPLSIIAEVDIYKYDPWELPAKATYGEREWYFFSPRERKYPNGFRPNRAAVSGYWKATGTDKPICRSGKGNEKPLAVKKALVFYMGRPPKGVKTDWIMHEYRLADAHGRNSYKPTRPLRDSSMRLDDWVLCRIYKKNDRLQAAATPATTGQEEALNTYLDEFVSSWSLKDYSPEKINGIADFAAPRQAPPTNPSVLVAGDYSESSTKRQRTTIGGYWDGGGRIFQPSERAQNCESAYGANFVERLLECNSSSFLEQPFIDRSHLGFH